In Xyrauchen texanus isolate HMW12.3.18 chromosome 32, RBS_HiC_50CHRs, whole genome shotgun sequence, the following proteins share a genomic window:
- the LOC127625647 gene encoding uncharacterized protein LOC127625647 isoform X2 — translation MSKLQGLSDFLTERLNVAAQEIFKAVEDIFRNYNEEICRSRQEIELLKGKLDEAGVQFRRPETQPCSSEIQKKKYTQTYTEEQLRPEHDGKDTEMHMKLEVYTQQEENGEQMPLCNETTPLLPFMDVDHDQMVHKIVGTQVMENLNNNFTFINNAAQIKNEPEPNPESGTCCQAQHITRYSSDVTEDSDASSNDIKIKVSHVGSPAHNTQQYELPFRNQEVLAQHRMELAQIRERLAEEERKKAAAKARSQKHKQKVYGNPDLLEAYRKKERERYQRRKSQGKMKSAKDLNPIQLRRQQKRWRDNSAAYRKKKAFQDVLDNIKEDFIELIPEQMPATSAQHFSIF, via the exons ATGTCTAAACTACAGGGTTTAAGCGATTTTCTGACAGAGAGGTTAAATGTGGCTGCCCAGGAAATATTTAAGGCGGTTGAAGACATATTTAGAAACTATAATGAGGAGATTTGTCGCTCCAGACAGGAGATAGAGCTTCTGAAGGGAAAACTGGACGAAGCTGGAGTTCAGTTTCGTCGTCCTG AAACACAGCCTTGCTCTTCTGAGAttcaaaaaaagaaatacacCCAGACGTACACAGAAGAACAGTTGAGACCTGAACATGATGGAAAGGATACAGAGATGCATATGAAACTAGAGGTCTATACACAGCAGGAAGAGAATGGAGAGCAGATGCCTTTGTGCAATGAAACCACACCTTTATTGCCATTTATGGACGTTGACCATGATCAGATGGTCCACAAAATCGTTGGAACCCAAGTGATGGAAAACCTCAACAATAATTTTACTTTCATTAACAATGCTGCTCAGATTAAGAATGAACCTGAGCCTAATCCTGAAAGTGGTACTTGCTGTCAGGCACAGCACATCACAAGATACAGCTCGGATGTTACAGAGGACAGTGATGCATCCAGCAAcgacatcaaaataaaagttagcCACGTTGGCTCCCCTGCACATAACACACAACAATATGAG CTGCCTTTTAGAAATCAAGAGGTGTTGGCACAACATAGGATGGAGCTGGCCCAAATAAGAGAGAG ATTGGCAGAAGAAGAGCGAAAGAAGGCTGCAGCAAAAGCTAGATCCCAAAAGCACAAGCAGAAAGTATATGGGAACCCTGATCTTCTTGAAGCATACAggaaaaaggagagagagag ataTCAAAGACGAAAATCTCAGGGGAAAATGAAATCTGCTAAAGATCTGAACCCAATACAATTGAGAAGGCAACAGAAAAGATGGAGGGACAATTCTGCTGCATACAGGAAAAAGAAAGCATTTCAGGACGTTTTAGACAACATTAAAGAAGACTTTATTGAACTCATCCCAGAGCAAATGCCTGCCACATCTGCTcaacattttagcattttttag
- the LOC127625647 gene encoding uncharacterized protein LOC127625647 isoform X3, which yields MSKLQGLSDFLTERLNVAAQEIFKAVEDIFRNYNEEICRSRQEIELLKGKLDEAGVQFRRPETQPCSSEIQKKKYTQTYTEEQLRPEHDGKDTEMHMKLEVYTQQEENGEQMPLCNETTPLLPFMDVDHDQMVHKIVGTQVMENLNNNFTFINNAAQIKNEPEPNPESGTCCQAQHITRYSSDVTEDSDASSNDIKIKVSHVGSPAHNTQQYELPFRNQEVLAQHRMELAQIRERLAEEERKKAAAKARSQKHKQKVYGNPDLLEAYRKKERERYTEGFV from the exons ATGTCTAAACTACAGGGTTTAAGCGATTTTCTGACAGAGAGGTTAAATGTGGCTGCCCAGGAAATATTTAAGGCGGTTGAAGACATATTTAGAAACTATAATGAGGAGATTTGTCGCTCCAGACAGGAGATAGAGCTTCTGAAGGGAAAACTGGACGAAGCTGGAGTTCAGTTTCGTCGTCCTG AAACACAGCCTTGCTCTTCTGAGAttcaaaaaaagaaatacacCCAGACGTACACAGAAGAACAGTTGAGACCTGAACATGATGGAAAGGATACAGAGATGCATATGAAACTAGAGGTCTATACACAGCAGGAAGAGAATGGAGAGCAGATGCCTTTGTGCAATGAAACCACACCTTTATTGCCATTTATGGACGTTGACCATGATCAGATGGTCCACAAAATCGTTGGAACCCAAGTGATGGAAAACCTCAACAATAATTTTACTTTCATTAACAATGCTGCTCAGATTAAGAATGAACCTGAGCCTAATCCTGAAAGTGGTACTTGCTGTCAGGCACAGCACATCACAAGATACAGCTCGGATGTTACAGAGGACAGTGATGCATCCAGCAAcgacatcaaaataaaagttagcCACGTTGGCTCCCCTGCACATAACACACAACAATATGAG CTGCCTTTTAGAAATCAAGAGGTGTTGGCACAACATAGGATGGAGCTGGCCCAAATAAGAGAGAG ATTGGCAGAAGAAGAGCGAAAGAAGGCTGCAGCAAAAGCTAGATCCCAAAAGCACAAGCAGAAAGTATATGGGAACCCTGATCTTCTTGAAGCATACAggaaaaaggagagagagaggtatACTGAAGGTTTCGTATAG
- the LOC127625923 gene encoding myogenin-like: protein MELFETNPYFFADQRFYEGGDNFFASRVTGGFDQAGYQDRSSMMGLCGDGRLLSSGVGLEDKPSPSSSLGLSMSPHQEQQHCPGQCLPWACKVCKRKTVSMDRRKAATMREKRRLKKVNEAFEALKRSTLMNPNQRLPKVEILRSAIQYIERLQALVSSLNQQEHEQNSLNYSTAAPQRVSSSSEQGSGSTCCSSPEWSSTSDHCAPAYSSTHEVLLNDDSSEQTNLRSLTSIVDSITGTDTTAVPYSVDISK from the exons ATGGAGCTTTTTGAGACCAACCCCTACTTCTTTGCAGACCAGCGGTTTTATGAAGGTGGCGATAACTTCTTCGCCTCCAGGGTCACTGGAGGCTTTGACCAAGCAGGATATCAGGATAGAAGCTCCATGATGGGGTTGTGTGGGGATGGAAGGCTGCTGTCATCTGGCGTGGGACTGGAGGACAAACCGTCCCCATCTTCCAGCTTGGGTCTGTCCATGTCTCCTCACCAGGAGCAGCAGCACTGTCCGGGTCAGTGTCTTCCCTGGGCCTGCAAGGTTTGTAAGCGCAAAACGGTGTCAATGGATCGTCGGAAAGCTGCCACTATGAGGGAGAAGAGGAGGCTGAAGAAGGTGAATGAGGCCtttgaggctctcaagagaagcACACTGATGAATCCCAACCAGAGGTTGCCTAAAGTGGAAATCCTACGCAGTGCCATCCAGTACATCGAGAGACTGCAGGCTCTGGTGAGCTCTCTCAACCAGCAGGAACATGAACAGAACAGCCTAAATTACAGCACCGCAGCTCCACAGAGG GTGTCCTCCTCCAGCGAGCAGGGCTCAGGCAGCACCTGCTGTAGCAGTCCAGAGTGGAGCAGCACGTCGGACCATTGCGCCCCAGCCTACAGCTCCACCCACGAGG TTCTCCTGAACGACGACTCCTCGGAGCAGACCAACCTGAGGTCTCTGACTTCTATTGTGGACAGCATTACGGGAACAGACACCACTGCAGTCCCCTATTCAGTGGACATTAGCAAATAA